In Agromyces sp. G08B096, a genomic segment contains:
- a CDS encoding carbohydrate ABC transporter permease → MRTELLRRAALVVALAVLAIPFVIPTVWMIASSFKPLSEIFQSPPTLFTGSPTLDAYVEAFTFQPFAQQYVNSVYIAVVVTLITLVVSSLAGYAFARVRFPGANALFLVVLVGLLVPSEVTIVPLFQMFKQAGLVNTHWPLILVTALAGPCVLATFIMRQFFIALPGELEEAARLDGLGRPAIWMRIALPLAKPALSAVAILTFLASWNLYLEPTVYLTSPELFTLPQALTRYTDAYGGEMWNTQLAAATMTVVPMLVVFVIAQRQFVEGLAHSGLKG, encoded by the coding sequence ATGAGGACTGAGCTGCTCAGGCGCGCTGCGCTCGTCGTCGCGCTCGCCGTGCTCGCCATCCCGTTCGTCATCCCGACGGTGTGGATGATCGCGTCGTCGTTCAAACCGCTGTCGGAGATCTTCCAGTCGCCGCCGACGCTCTTCACCGGCTCGCCGACGCTCGACGCCTACGTCGAGGCCTTCACGTTCCAGCCGTTCGCGCAGCAGTACGTCAACAGCGTGTACATCGCCGTCGTCGTGACGCTGATCACGCTGGTCGTCTCGAGTCTGGCCGGGTACGCCTTCGCCCGGGTGCGCTTCCCGGGCGCGAACGCGCTCTTCCTCGTCGTCCTCGTCGGACTGCTGGTGCCGAGCGAGGTGACGATCGTGCCGCTGTTCCAGATGTTCAAGCAGGCGGGACTCGTGAACACCCACTGGCCGCTCATCCTCGTGACCGCGCTCGCCGGCCCCTGCGTGCTCGCGACGTTCATCATGCGCCAGTTCTTCATCGCCCTGCCCGGCGAGCTCGAGGAGGCGGCCCGGCTCGACGGACTCGGCCGTCCCGCCATCTGGATGCGGATCGCCCTGCCCCTCGCGAAGCCCGCACTGTCGGCGGTCGCGATCCTCACCTTCCTCGCCTCGTGGAACCTCTACCTCGAGCCGACCGTGTACCTCACCTCGCCCGAGCTGTTCACGCTGCCGCAGGCCCTCACCCGCTACACCGACGCGTACGGCGGCGAGATGTGGAACACCCAGCTCGCCGCGGCGACGATGACGGTCGTGCCGATGCTCGTGGTGTTCGTCATCGCCCAACGGCAGTTCGTCGAAGGGCTCGCCCATTCGGGGCTGAAGGGATGA
- a CDS encoding glycoside hydrolase family 13 protein has protein sequence MSADEWWRTAVVYEVYPRSFRDGDGDGVGDLEGVRQGLPYLSWLGVDAIWFTPWYRSPMVDGGYDVEDYRAIDPTFGTLEDAERLIAEAAQLGIRTIIDLVPNHVSSAHPWFQAALASEPGSDARRRFWFHPGRGPEGADPPTRWKNNFGGPSWSRTTLADGRPGEWYLHLFAPEQPDLDWRHPDVAREHEVLLRFWFDRGVAGVRIDSAAHIMKDPELPEDDGSHAPGRHPNLDRDEVHPVYRRWREIADEYDPPRVLVGEVWIPDRQRFARYLDPDELHTAFNFDLMTRPWDTASYRDSISLMLEAHAPTGAPCTWVLSNHDVTRPVTRFGREHSGFSFEEKAWNVPTDLALGRRRAEAAALLVGALPGSLYIYQGDELGLPEVEDLDLAEIQDPMYFRTGGANPGRDGCRVPLPWRGQEPPFGFSPDGVRTWLSQPAAWATLTVAAQVEREQSTLNLYRWMLRHRADLPADGFAWIDTGAADVLAFRRGDTVCVTNFGSADQDLPDGLYVYLASAPSRRGVIAANSTVWATPRR, from the coding sequence ATGAGCGCCGACGAGTGGTGGCGCACCGCGGTCGTCTACGAGGTGTACCCGCGCAGCTTCCGCGACGGCGACGGAGACGGCGTCGGCGACCTCGAGGGGGTCAGGCAGGGGCTGCCGTACCTGTCGTGGCTCGGCGTCGATGCGATCTGGTTCACCCCGTGGTACCGGTCGCCGATGGTTGACGGCGGCTACGACGTCGAGGACTACCGTGCGATCGACCCGACGTTCGGCACGCTCGAGGACGCGGAGCGGCTCATCGCCGAGGCCGCGCAGCTCGGCATCCGCACCATCATCGACCTCGTCCCGAACCACGTCTCGTCGGCGCATCCCTGGTTCCAGGCGGCGCTCGCATCGGAGCCCGGGTCGGATGCCCGGCGGCGGTTCTGGTTCCACCCGGGACGCGGGCCGGAGGGCGCCGACCCGCCCACGAGGTGGAAGAACAACTTCGGCGGGCCGTCCTGGTCGCGGACGACGCTGGCCGACGGGCGGCCGGGCGAGTGGTACCTCCACCTCTTCGCCCCGGAGCAGCCCGACCTCGACTGGCGCCACCCCGACGTGGCGCGCGAGCACGAGGTGCTGCTGCGGTTCTGGTTCGACCGCGGGGTGGCCGGCGTCCGCATCGACTCGGCCGCGCACATCATGAAGGACCCCGAGCTGCCGGAGGACGACGGCAGCCATGCCCCCGGGCGCCACCCCAACCTCGATCGCGACGAGGTCCACCCCGTGTACCGGCGGTGGCGGGAGATCGCCGACGAGTACGACCCTCCTCGGGTGCTCGTGGGCGAGGTCTGGATCCCGGACCGGCAGCGGTTCGCCAGGTACCTCGACCCCGACGAGCTGCACACCGCGTTCAACTTCGACCTCATGACCCGGCCGTGGGATACCGCGTCTTACCGCGACTCGATCTCCCTCATGCTCGAGGCGCACGCACCGACCGGGGCGCCCTGCACCTGGGTGCTCTCCAATCACGACGTCACGCGCCCCGTCACCCGCTTCGGGCGCGAGCACAGCGGCTTCTCATTCGAGGAGAAGGCGTGGAACGTGCCGACCGACCTCGCACTCGGCCGCCGGCGGGCGGAGGCCGCGGCCCTGCTCGTCGGTGCCCTGCCCGGGTCGCTCTACATCTATCAGGGCGACGAGCTCGGGCTGCCGGAGGTCGAGGACCTCGACCTCGCGGAGATCCAGGACCCCATGTACTTCCGCACCGGCGGGGCGAACCCCGGCCGCGACGGGTGCCGCGTCCCGCTTCCCTGGCGCGGCCAGGAGCCGCCCTTCGGCTTCTCACCGGACGGCGTGCGCACCTGGCTGAGCCAGCCCGCGGCCTGGGCGACGCTCACGGTGGCGGCGCAGGTCGAGCGCGAGCAGTCGACGCTGAACCTGTACCGGTGGATGCTCCGCCACCGAGCCGACCTGCCCGCCGACGGGTTCGCGTGGATCGACACGGGCGCAGCCGACGTGCTGGCGTTCCGTCGCGGCGACACCGTGTGCGTCACGAACTTCGGCTCGGCCGACCAAGACTTGCCCGACGGGCTGTACGTCTACCTCGCGAGCGCTCCGTCGCGGCGCGGCGTGATCGCGGCGAACTCGACGGTGTGGGCTACTCCCCGACGATGA